One Deltaproteobacteria bacterium genomic window carries:
- a CDS encoding ABC transporter ATP-binding protein — MSAAAESHEVATPHALGARELARLARRCLTLLRPVRLHLLALGGGFGLLALLFFPIGAFLFDLVWTRALEGEPLTPLAAELLRLPLEAEPSTAQRRAILLRAVILGGVTSVVFVPPVLALYYYQVWILQRVNQLLRVRLVERLTQLSMRFHAKQRIGDAMYRALQDSAMATQLVELLLLIPVATFARFVFALALCALFSWQLAALLAVLTPVMLALGAFFTPRMRTRFRAAREAQSALTARVQETLAGIRVLKAYGAEPFEQARFERASTGAFAAAHAARSFFVKYSVTLFWTCALGLVASGAWLALATARSAPIPGLDAIGLGTLGLGVFTLATYNYAKLRFGDGASSLRQLLRTLGRAQDVAIGLDRVFELIDVEPEVRDAPGAREFVRLDSGLRCEDVRFAYAADRRVLTGVSFDAPAGSVIAVVGVTGAGKSTLMSLLLRLAEPQAGRITVDGSDLRDFTITSWRAHTSIALQENLLFRASIAENIRYAAPSASDDAVREAARIACADEFIARLPAGYDTQLGERGAGLSTGQRQRLTLARALAKQPQILILDEPTASLDGDTERRVLANLREWARGRLVFLVTHRLASVRSATQILVLDGGVIAEQGTHEELLARGGVYARLVAHDLGAEQASAR, encoded by the coding sequence GTGTCCGCCGCAGCCGAGAGCCACGAAGTCGCAACCCCGCACGCCCTCGGCGCCCGCGAGCTCGCGCGCCTCGCACGGCGCTGCCTCACGCTGCTGCGCCCCGTGCGGCTGCACCTGCTCGCGCTCGGCGGCGGCTTCGGCCTGCTCGCCCTGCTCTTCTTCCCGATCGGCGCGTTCCTGTTCGACCTGGTGTGGACCCGCGCGCTCGAAGGCGAGCCGCTGACGCCCCTCGCCGCCGAGTTGTTGCGCCTCCCGCTCGAGGCCGAGCCGAGCACCGCGCAGCGCCGCGCGATCTTGCTGCGCGCGGTGATCCTCGGCGGCGTCACGAGCGTCGTGTTCGTGCCGCCGGTGCTCGCGCTCTACTACTACCAGGTCTGGATCCTCCAGCGCGTGAACCAGTTGTTACGGGTTCGGCTGGTGGAGCGGCTGACGCAGCTCTCGATGCGCTTCCACGCGAAGCAGCGCATCGGAGACGCCATGTATCGCGCGCTGCAAGACAGCGCGATGGCGACGCAGCTCGTGGAGCTCTTGCTGCTGATCCCCGTCGCGACGTTCGCGCGCTTCGTCTTCGCGCTCGCGCTCTGCGCGCTGTTCTCGTGGCAGCTCGCGGCGCTGCTCGCGGTGCTCACGCCCGTGATGCTCGCGCTCGGCGCATTCTTCACGCCGCGCATGCGCACGCGTTTCCGCGCCGCGCGCGAGGCGCAGAGCGCGCTCACCGCGCGCGTGCAGGAGACCCTCGCCGGCATCCGCGTGCTGAAGGCCTACGGCGCCGAGCCCTTCGAGCAGGCGCGCTTCGAACGCGCGAGCACGGGCGCCTTCGCCGCCGCCCACGCCGCGCGCAGCTTCTTCGTGAAGTACAGCGTCACGCTGTTCTGGACCTGCGCGCTCGGCCTCGTCGCCTCGGGCGCGTGGCTCGCGCTCGCGACGGCGCGCAGCGCACCGATCCCGGGCCTCGACGCGATCGGGCTCGGCACGCTCGGCCTCGGCGTGTTCACGCTCGCCACCTACAACTACGCGAAGCTGCGCTTCGGCGACGGCGCCAGCTCGCTGCGCCAGCTGTTGCGGACGCTCGGCCGCGCGCAGGATGTCGCGATCGGCCTCGATCGCGTGTTCGAGCTGATCGACGTGGAGCCCGAGGTCCGCGACGCGCCGGGGGCGCGCGAGTTCGTGCGCCTCGACTCCGGCCTGCGCTGCGAGGACGTGCGCTTCGCCTACGCCGCGGATCGCCGCGTGCTCACGGGCGTGAGCTTCGATGCGCCGGCAGGCAGCGTGATCGCCGTCGTGGGCGTGACCGGCGCGGGCAAGAGCACGCTGATGTCGCTGTTGTTGCGGCTCGCCGAGCCGCAGGCGGGGCGCATCACGGTGGACGGCTCCGACCTGCGCGACTTCACGATCACGAGCTGGCGCGCGCACACGTCCATCGCGCTGCAGGAGAACCTGCTGTTCCGCGCCTCGATCGCGGAGAACATCCGCTACGCCGCGCCGAGCGCGAGCGACGACGCCGTGCGCGAGGCCGCGCGCATCGCGTGTGCGGACGAGTTCATCGCGCGGCTTCCGGCGGGCTACGACACGCAGCTCGGCGAACGCGGCGCCGGCCTCAGCACGGGGCAGCGCCAGCGACTCACGCTCGCGCGCGCGCTCGCGAAGCAGCCGCAGATCCTGATCCTCGACGAGCCCACCGCCTCGCTCGACGGCGACACCGAGCGCCGCGTGCTCGCGAACTTGCGCGAGTGGGCCCGGGGACGCCTCGTGTTCCTCGTGACGCACCGCCTCGCGAGCGTGCGCTCGGCGACCCAGATTCTCGTCCTCGACGGCGGCGTGATCGCCGAGCAGGGCACGCACGAGGAGCTCCTCGCGCGGGGTGGCGTCTACGCGCGGCTCGTCGCGCACGACCTCGGCGCCGAGCAGGCGAGCGCGCGATGA
- a CDS encoding 6-carboxytetrahydropterin synthase — protein MTAPRFTLHLAKSDFKFAAAHFTWFADGSAEHLHGHSYRVSVRVTGVRVGADGILVEARVVKDEVRRLCAALDERVLLPRAGDRVEIEECGDDTNVRVAGRSYRLPAGDTVRLPVSNITVEALAAHFWRALAPKLASLGIDTLCVEIAESDGQSASYEAAL, from the coding sequence ATGACCGCGCCGCGTTTCACGCTCCACCTCGCGAAGTCGGACTTCAAGTTCGCGGCAGCGCACTTCACCTGGTTCGCGGACGGCAGCGCCGAGCATCTGCACGGCCACAGCTACCGGGTGAGCGTGCGCGTCACGGGCGTACGCGTGGGCGCGGACGGCATACTCGTCGAAGCGCGCGTCGTGAAGGACGAGGTGCGCAGGCTGTGCGCCGCGCTCGACGAGCGCGTGCTGCTGCCGCGCGCGGGCGACCGCGTCGAGATCGAAGAGTGCGGCGACGACACGAACGTTCGCGTCGCGGGGCGCAGCTATCGGCTGCCGGCGGGCGACACCGTGCGCCTCCCCGTCTCGAACATCACGGTCGAGGCGCTCGCCGCGCACTTCTGGCGGGCGCTCGCGCCCAAGCTCGCGAGCCTCGGCATCGACACGCTGTGCGTCGAGATCGCGGAGAGCGACGGGCAGAGCGCGAGCTACGAGGCGGCGCTGTAG
- a CDS encoding SDR family oxidoreductase encodes MSRYAGKVAIITGASGGIGRATAKRLASEGASLLLTDLAGPGLEESAQQAKGAARVETLAVDVSREDDVKRMIETAVARFGGLDFLVNNAGIEGAVCPIEEYPVDTFDKVLAVNVRGVFLGVKHAAPALRRRGGGAIVNLASVAGLHGDPNIVAYIASKHAVIGITRSAAIALGPHQVRVNSVCPSPVETRMMRALETGLAGNAASAELVKKAMAERIPIGRYGEPDEVAALIAFLGSDEARFINGSQYTIHGGMNPH; translated from the coding sequence ATGTCTCGCTACGCAGGCAAGGTCGCCATCATCACGGGCGCGTCGGGCGGCATCGGCCGCGCCACCGCCAAACGGCTCGCGTCCGAAGGCGCGAGCTTGTTATTGACGGACCTCGCCGGGCCCGGCCTCGAGGAGTCCGCACAGCAGGCGAAGGGCGCCGCGCGCGTCGAGACGCTCGCGGTCGACGTGAGCCGCGAGGACGACGTGAAGCGCATGATCGAGACCGCCGTCGCGCGCTTCGGCGGCCTCGACTTTCTCGTGAACAACGCCGGCATCGAAGGCGCCGTGTGCCCGATCGAGGAGTATCCGGTCGACACGTTCGACAAGGTTCTCGCCGTGAACGTGCGCGGCGTCTTCCTCGGCGTGAAGCACGCGGCGCCCGCGCTGCGACGGCGAGGAGGCGGCGCGATCGTTAACCTCGCGTCCGTCGCGGGATTGCATGGCGACCCGAACATCGTCGCCTACATCGCGAGCAAGCACGCCGTCATCGGCATCACGCGCAGCGCGGCGATCGCGCTCGGCCCGCATCAGGTTCGCGTGAACTCGGTGTGTCCGTCGCCGGTGGAGACGCGCATGATGCGCGCGCTGGAGACGGGCCTCGCGGGCAACGCGGCCTCCGCGGAGCTCGTCAAGAAGGCGATGGCCGAGCGCATTCCGATCGGCCGCTATGGCGAGCCCGACGAGGTCGCCGCACTGATCGCGTTCCTCGGGAGCGACGAGGCGCGCTTCATCAATGGATCGCAGTACACGATTCACGGCGGCATGAACCCGCACTGA
- a CDS encoding FAD-dependent oxidoreductase, which produces MTTPASAAALREPSRETPVRHETDVLVVGGGSAGVAAAVAASRAGARVMLVERTGSLGGLASGGLILLLLTLDDGRGRQVVGGICQEVVERLAARGAAYYPDASEWGRSDKHLVGREQRFGLVWGRSPHAVRYSVAYDCEEMKFALAELAREAGVELLLHAWGCEPWREGERVAGVLFESKAGRFAIRARSVVDATGDGDLFARLGCAHETERVLPWQWFVLGGVDDADAAAARGRGFRTIGEGRVLMPWGATEKISRAIDATSPEDLTYAELECRRRVMAELDRLRKEDAAFARAHLCRVADHLGITESRRLVGRAVLQRDDMDRIFDDAIALTGHWTQYGSLYSIRYGCLLAQEAPNLLVAGRCISVDHRVHHATKEIPACFATGEAAGSAAALALRAGCDPAHLDVAKLREHLRSAGAILS; this is translated from the coding sequence ATGACGACGCCCGCTTCTGCCGCCGCGCTGCGCGAGCCCTCGCGCGAAACGCCCGTTCGCCACGAGACCGACGTGCTCGTGGTCGGCGGCGGCAGCGCCGGCGTGGCGGCCGCCGTCGCGGCTTCGCGCGCGGGCGCGCGCGTGATGCTCGTCGAGCGCACGGGCTCGCTCGGCGGGCTCGCGAGCGGCGGGCTGATCCTGCTCTTGCTCACGCTCGACGACGGGCGTGGGCGGCAAGTGGTCGGCGGGATCTGCCAGGAAGTCGTGGAGCGCCTCGCGGCGCGCGGCGCGGCCTACTACCCCGACGCGAGCGAGTGGGGCCGCAGCGACAAGCACCTCGTCGGGCGCGAGCAGCGCTTCGGCCTCGTGTGGGGGCGCTCGCCGCATGCGGTGCGGTACTCGGTCGCCTACGACTGCGAGGAGATGAAGTTCGCCCTGGCCGAGCTCGCACGCGAGGCCGGCGTCGAGTTGTTATTGCACGCCTGGGGCTGCGAGCCGTGGCGCGAGGGCGAACGCGTCGCCGGCGTGCTGTTCGAGTCGAAGGCGGGGCGCTTCGCGATCCGCGCGCGCAGCGTGGTCGACGCGACCGGCGACGGCGACCTGTTCGCGCGGCTCGGCTGCGCGCACGAGACCGAGCGAGTGCTGCCGTGGCAGTGGTTCGTGCTCGGCGGCGTCGACGACGCAGACGCCGCCGCCGCGCGCGGGCGCGGCTTTCGCACCATCGGCGAAGGCCGCGTGCTGATGCCGTGGGGCGCGACGGAGAAGATCTCGCGCGCGATCGACGCGACCTCGCCCGAAGACCTCACCTACGCCGAGCTCGAGTGCCGGCGCCGCGTGATGGCCGAGCTCGATCGGCTGCGCAAGGAGGACGCCGCCTTCGCGCGCGCTCACCTGTGCCGCGTCGCAGATCACCTCGGCATCACCGAGAGCCGCCGCCTCGTCGGCCGCGCCGTGCTGCAGCGCGACGACATGGACCGCATCTTCGACGACGCGATCGCGCTCACGGGGCACTGGACTCAGTACGGCTCGCTCTACTCGATCCGCTACGGCTGCCTGCTCGCGCAGGAGGCGCCGAACTTGTTAGTGGCCGGCCGCTGCATCTCCGTCGACCACCGCGTGCACCACGCGACCAAGGAGATCCCCGCCTGCTTCGCGACCGGCGAAGCCGCCGGCAGCGCCGCCGCCCTCGCGCTGCGCGCAGGCTGCGACCCCGCCCACCTCGACGTCGCGAAGCTCCGCGAACACCTGCGCAGCGCCGGCGCGATCCTCTCCTAG
- a CDS encoding HAMP domain-containing protein codes for MRSLQLKFSALVVALLVVACVVLAAMATNHERASVVAEIERASIALAKNLAQDAKVPLIEDDTLALGALVQNTGRERGVVAVQLVKRDGHVAAALEPTFVGIPTGVAPTYEDGVRLERRGDQLEIAAEVTWSGDRIGEARIEIDLARLVEPILRETRVQLAWVALGVTTFGVVAGLGFVALLVGPLRRLRGGVERLAKGDLAVRVPPTSRDEVGELTAAFNEMGESLQQKERIQRAFGRYASDYVLQTLLENPEGAELEGAERDVTVLFADIRGFTRLSENLEPTDVVALLNEVFQLISDCILSSGGTIDKFIGDSVMAYFGAPIPSNDHPVAAVTAAVAIERAVAERNAKLDDDGRAVGVGIGIHTGPVVVGNIGSDRRTDFTAIGDAVNVAARLEKLARPGEILVSEAVQRRVRGSHRLRFEGERQLSGRQEPVHVYSVDLRASGEEAA; via the coding sequence TTGCGATCTCTCCAACTCAAGTTCAGCGCCCTCGTCGTCGCCCTGCTGGTGGTGGCGTGCGTCGTGCTCGCCGCGATGGCGACGAACCACGAGCGCGCCTCGGTCGTGGCGGAGATCGAGCGCGCGTCGATCGCGCTCGCGAAGAACCTCGCCCAAGACGCGAAGGTGCCGCTGATCGAGGACGACACCCTCGCGCTCGGGGCGCTCGTGCAGAACACCGGGCGCGAGCGCGGCGTCGTGGCGGTGCAGCTCGTGAAGCGCGACGGCCACGTGGCGGCGGCGCTGGAGCCCACGTTCGTCGGCATCCCCACGGGTGTCGCACCGACCTACGAGGACGGCGTGCGGCTCGAGCGCCGCGGAGACCAGCTCGAGATCGCTGCGGAGGTGACCTGGAGCGGCGATCGCATCGGCGAGGCGCGGATCGAGATCGACCTCGCGCGCCTCGTCGAGCCGATCCTGCGCGAGACGCGGGTTCAGCTCGCGTGGGTCGCGCTCGGCGTCACGACCTTCGGCGTGGTCGCCGGCCTCGGCTTCGTGGCGCTGCTGGTCGGCCCGCTGCGCCGGCTGCGCGGCGGCGTCGAGCGGCTCGCGAAGGGCGACCTCGCCGTGCGCGTCCCGCCCACCTCGCGCGACGAGGTCGGGGAACTGACGGCCGCGTTCAACGAGATGGGCGAGTCGCTGCAGCAGAAGGAGCGCATCCAGCGGGCGTTCGGCCGCTACGCGAGCGACTACGTCTTGCAGACGCTGCTCGAGAACCCCGAGGGCGCCGAGCTCGAAGGCGCCGAGCGCGACGTGACCGTGCTGTTCGCCGACATCCGCGGCTTCACTCGCCTGTCGGAAAACCTCGAACCAACCGACGTCGTCGCCCTTCTCAACGAGGTGTTTCAGCTCATCAGCGACTGCATCCTCTCGTCGGGCGGCACGATCGACAAGTTCATCGGGGATTCGGTGATGGCGTACTTCGGCGCTCCGATTCCGAGCAACGACCACCCCGTTGCCGCCGTGACCGCGGCGGTCGCGATCGAGCGCGCCGTGGCCGAGCGCAACGCGAAGCTCGACGACGACGGGCGCGCGGTCGGCGTAGGGATCGGCATCCACACCGGGCCGGTGGTCGTGGGCAACATCGGCTCCGATCGCCGCACCGACTTCACCGCGATCGGCGACGCCGTGAACGTCGCCGCGCGGCTCGAGAAGCTTGCGCGACCGGGCGAGATCCTCGTCTCCGAAGCCGTGCAGCGCCGCGTGCGTGGCAGCCACCGCCTGCGCTTCGAGGGCGAGCGCCAGCTCTCCGGCCGCCAGGAGCCCGTGCACGTCTACTCCGTCGATCTGCGCGCGAGCGGAGAAGAGGCCGCTTGA
- the greA gene encoding transcription elongation factor GreA, which yields MSDRIPMTPRGKALLDEELRRLKSNDRPRIVKEIEIARAHGDISENAEYHAAKERQGQIEARIRVLDDRLARAQVIDGRGQSEDRVSFGATVVLSDSASGEEVTYTIVGEDEADIARGLISVTSPVARAIMGKERDASVRVQVPKGMRELEILEIRFELTLVGAS from the coding sequence ATGTCCGACCGCATTCCCATGACTCCGCGCGGCAAGGCCTTGCTCGACGAGGAGCTGAGGCGCCTCAAGTCCAACGACCGGCCCCGCATCGTGAAAGAGATCGAGATCGCGCGAGCGCACGGGGACATCTCGGAGAACGCCGAATACCACGCGGCGAAGGAGCGTCAGGGGCAGATCGAGGCGCGCATTCGGGTACTGGACGACCGGCTAGCGCGCGCTCAGGTGATCGACGGCCGCGGCCAGAGCGAGGATCGCGTCAGCTTCGGGGCGACGGTGGTGCTCTCGGATTCGGCTTCGGGCGAGGAAGTGACGTACACGATTGTGGGTGAAGACGAGGCAGACATCGCCCGCGGCCTGATTTCGGTCACGTCGCCTGTAGCCCGCGCGATCATGGGCAAAGAGCGCGACGCGAGTGTCCGCGTGCAGGTGCCGAAAGGCATGCGCGAGCTCGAGATCCTCGAGATTCGCTTCGAGTTGACCCTGGTCGGCGCCTCGTAA
- a CDS encoding CPBP family intramembrane metalloprotease — protein MWDAKETAGLHAEPQPPALGPRRFVAVAALFYGTLLAAAIGWRAWADGVGPWRSGGPPLAEMGLFARLAVGLAFGALLIALSRVWTARSAAGRALAAELGAVVAGISTWQAVLLALLSGIGEEAFFRGALQPEVGWLWASLLFGLAHFHPRRELRVWSLAAALAGLGFGALFDATGDLVAPAAAHALVNAVNLRWLARRGTARP, from the coding sequence ATGTGGGACGCCAAAGAAACCGCGGGGTTGCACGCCGAGCCGCAGCCCCCTGCGCTCGGACCGCGGCGCTTCGTTGCGGTCGCCGCCCTGTTCTATGGAACGCTGCTCGCCGCGGCGATCGGCTGGCGGGCGTGGGCGGACGGGGTCGGGCCGTGGCGCTCGGGCGGCCCGCCCCTGGCCGAGATGGGCCTGTTCGCGCGGCTCGCTGTGGGCCTCGCCTTCGGCGCGCTGCTGATCGCGCTCTCGCGCGTCTGGACCGCGCGGTCGGCCGCCGGCCGAGCCCTTGCCGCGGAGCTGGGCGCCGTGGTCGCTGGGATCTCCACCTGGCAGGCGGTCTTGCTCGCGCTCCTCAGCGGCATCGGGGAGGAGGCGTTCTTCCGCGGCGCGCTCCAGCCCGAGGTCGGTTGGCTGTGGGCCTCGCTGCTGTTCGGCCTCGCGCACTTCCACCCGCGCCGCGAGCTGCGCGTGTGGTCGCTCGCGGCCGCGCTCGCGGGCCTCGGCTTCGGCGCGCTGTTCGACGCGACGGGCGATCTCGTCGCGCCCGCCGCAGCGCACGCGCTCGTGAACGCGGTGAACCTGCGGTGGCTCGCTAGGCGCGGTACTGCACGTCCTTGA
- a CDS encoding acyl--CoA ligase — protein MSSTLGDEATLERIARARESEATAPALVHLPFRTFDTLLGSRSVAAQRTFLVFCDGPRRVEVSYAELIARVAQRESLLRALGVERGKRVATLFVNDPEVPITLFAAWSIGASVVPVNLGEDDERIAFVLRNSEACAALYLPEAAGRALKLRDAALGMRWHDVAQPAPPMRPLTDPPDPPEPEDEALIVYTSGTTGAPKGVVLTQQNLLVDAHALVRWHGLGEASRLMCVLPTHHVNGILVTLVAPLLAGASVVLCRKFQASTFWETAAQERAEIVSVVPTLLAFLLEDERGTSGHDLARFRHLICGAGPLTVELAARFEERFGYRVIHGYGLSETTCYSSMLPVDLAAAEHRALMREHGFPSIGTPLPPNEMAIHDREGVALPEGERGEIVIRGVNVMRGYYRRPEANAETFAHAWFRSGDEGFFRKGPGGRDYYFITGRIKELIIRGGVNLSPFEIDEVLNAIPGVARGLAVGFENRWYGEEVGAYVMLGAGAALDEAAILRACRERLPFAKAPKVVVFGSDIPVTSTGKYQRGRLVPLFAAFKDVQYRA, from the coding sequence ATGTCTTCGACCCTCGGCGACGAAGCCACCCTCGAGCGCATCGCGCGCGCGAGAGAGAGCGAAGCCACCGCGCCGGCGCTCGTCCACCTGCCCTTTCGCACCTTCGACACGCTGCTCGGCTCGCGCTCGGTCGCGGCGCAGCGCACGTTCCTCGTGTTCTGCGACGGCCCGCGGCGCGTCGAGGTCTCCTACGCCGAGCTGATCGCGCGCGTTGCGCAGCGCGAGTCGTTGCTGCGCGCGCTCGGCGTCGAACGCGGAAAGCGCGTGGCGACGCTGTTCGTGAACGATCCAGAGGTGCCGATCACGCTGTTCGCCGCGTGGTCGATCGGCGCGAGCGTCGTGCCGGTGAACCTCGGCGAGGACGACGAGCGCATCGCGTTCGTGCTGCGCAACTCCGAGGCGTGCGCGGCGCTGTATCTGCCCGAGGCCGCGGGGCGCGCCCTGAAGCTGCGCGACGCGGCGCTCGGCATGCGCTGGCACGACGTGGCGCAGCCCGCGCCGCCGATGCGGCCGCTGACCGACCCGCCCGATCCGCCGGAGCCCGAGGACGAGGCGCTGATCGTCTACACGTCGGGCACGACGGGCGCGCCGAAGGGCGTCGTGCTCACGCAACAGAATCTGCTCGTGGACGCGCACGCGCTCGTGCGCTGGCACGGGCTCGGCGAAGCGTCGCGCCTCATGTGCGTGCTGCCGACGCACCACGTGAACGGGATTCTCGTCACGCTCGTCGCGCCGCTGCTCGCGGGCGCGAGCGTGGTGCTGTGCCGCAAGTTCCAGGCGAGCACGTTCTGGGAGACCGCCGCGCAAGAGCGCGCCGAGATCGTGTCGGTCGTGCCGACGCTGCTCGCGTTCTTGCTCGAGGACGAGCGCGGCACGAGCGGCCACGATCTCGCGCGTTTCCGCCACCTGATCTGCGGCGCTGGCCCGCTCACCGTCGAGCTCGCGGCGCGCTTCGAGGAGCGCTTCGGCTACCGCGTCATCCACGGCTACGGCCTCAGCGAGACGACTTGTTATTCGAGCATGCTGCCCGTCGATCTCGCGGCAGCGGAGCACCGCGCGCTGATGCGCGAGCACGGCTTCCCGTCGATCGGGACGCCGCTGCCGCCGAACGAGATGGCGATCCACGATCGCGAGGGCGTTGCCCTGCCCGAGGGCGAGCGCGGCGAGATCGTGATTCGCGGCGTGAACGTGATGCGCGGCTACTACCGCCGGCCCGAGGCGAACGCGGAGACGTTCGCCCACGCGTGGTTCCGCAGCGGCGACGAGGGCTTCTTCCGCAAGGGCCCCGGCGGGCGCGACTACTACTTCATCACGGGCCGAATCAAGGAGCTGATCATCCGCGGCGGCGTGAACCTCTCGCCGTTCGAGATCGACGAGGTGTTGAACGCGATCCCGGGCGTCGCTCGCGGCCTGGCGGTGGGTTTCGAGAACCGCTGGTACGGCGAGGAAGTCGGCGCCTACGTGATGCTCGGGGCCGGCGCGGCGCTCGACGAAGCCGCGATCCTGCGCGCCTGTCGCGAGCGGCTGCCATTCGCGAAGGCGCCGAAGGTCGTGGTGTTCGGCAGCGACATCCCCGTCACCTCGACGGGCAAGTACCAGCGCGGCCGCTTGGTGCCGCTGTTCGCGGCCTTCAAGGACGTGCAGTACCGCGCCTAG